The following coding sequences are from one Chrysiogenia bacterium window:
- a CDS encoding peptidylprolyl isomerase, with product MKSHRNSWILALCALALVLTGACDKNKDKPAAGAEGASSSAEMPDMPKPTGEVLATVNGVDVYTDEFMQAARRLPPTSRSGLMQPDKRKKFFEDFVEDKLLYIEAKSRGLQNDEDVARRINEYAERVTIQALRRDIQRQPVDDAKIEEYYNSHIEEFTQNRGRFSMILKRRPPNRTPEDDKRIESEIKAIYKKLQGGGDFAAIAKKESQEPRSAQVGGDMGFVDLSRWSARVQEEGEKLKVGELSQPFEVGYGWIILKRTEKEKTITAPLSEVKPRIAQRMRVAAVDNFKEDLRGNAKIDVNDKLLYSLDLGMGGAKRSSAPAQAEEPAAETQEAAPAEGGAEQ from the coding sequence ATGAAAAGCCATCGCAATAGCTGGATTCTGGCGCTCTGCGCCCTTGCCCTCGTCCTGACGGGTGCCTGCGACAAGAACAAGGACAAGCCCGCAGCCGGTGCCGAGGGCGCTTCGAGCTCGGCCGAGATGCCCGACATGCCCAAGCCCACCGGCGAAGTGCTGGCCACGGTCAACGGCGTGGATGTCTACACCGACGAATTCATGCAGGCCGCGCGCCGCCTGCCGCCGACCAGCCGCAGCGGTCTGATGCAGCCCGACAAGCGCAAGAAGTTCTTCGAGGACTTCGTCGAGGACAAGCTCCTCTATATTGAAGCCAAGTCCCGCGGCCTTCAGAACGATGAAGACGTCGCCCGCCGTATCAACGAATACGCCGAGCGCGTCACCATCCAGGCACTGCGTCGTGACATCCAGCGCCAGCCTGTCGACGATGCGAAGATTGAAGAGTACTACAACTCCCACATCGAGGAGTTCACCCAGAACCGCGGCCGCTTCTCCATGATCCTCAAGCGCCGTCCCCCCAACCGCACCCCCGAGGACGACAAGCGCATCGAGTCCGAGATCAAGGCGATCTACAAGAAACTCCAGGGCGGCGGCGACTTTGCGGCCATCGCCAAGAAAGAGTCGCAGGAACCCCGCAGCGCCCAGGTGGGCGGCGACATGGGTTTTGTCGATCTCTCGCGCTGGTCTGCCCGCGTGCAGGAAGAGGGCGAGAAGCTCAAGGTGGGCGAGCTCAGCCAGCCGTTTGAAGTCGGCTATGGCTGGATCATCCTCAAGCGCACCGAGAAGGAAAAGACCATCACCGCGCCGCTCTCCGAAGTGAAGCCCCGCATCGCCCAGCGCATGCGCGTCGCGGCGGTCGACAACTTCAAGGAAGACCTGCGCGGCAACGCGAAGATCGACGTGAACGACAAGCTGCTCTACTCCCTCGATCTGGGCATGGGTGGAGCCAAGCGTTCGAGCGCGCCGGCACAGGCTGAAGAGCCCGCCGCCGAGACGCAGGAAGCGGCCCCGGCAGAGGGCGGCGCCGAGCAGTAA
- a CDS encoding transcription-repair coupling factor, with translation SDLGAGFRIATYDLELRGGGNLLGDSQSGHIAAVGLELYTELLEEAVHELKGEAWHERIDPEVNLGLEAHLPDDYVPDVGEKINFYKKLSNALTDQELQDVADELIDCHGPPGEPVKNLLGTLQVGVLAREMNVTLVELKGSDLSIRFHEDLSRGVEINQEKLLGLVTAEPQRYRLRPDMRLLVKLSAEEAEDPAASTRKILAALR, from the coding sequence ACTCGGACCTTGGCGCGGGATTCCGCATTGCGACCTACGACCTGGAACTGCGCGGCGGCGGCAACCTGCTGGGTGACTCCCAGTCGGGTCACATCGCCGCGGTCGGGCTGGAGCTCTATACCGAGCTGCTCGAAGAGGCGGTGCACGAGCTCAAGGGCGAGGCTTGGCACGAGCGCATCGACCCGGAAGTGAACCTCGGACTCGAGGCGCACCTGCCCGATGACTACGTTCCGGACGTGGGAGAGAAGATTAATTTTTATAAAAAACTCTCCAACGCCCTGACCGATCAGGAGCTGCAGGACGTCGCCGACGAGCTGATCGACTGCCACGGCCCGCCGGGCGAGCCGGTGAAAAACCTGCTGGGAACCCTCCAGGTGGGCGTTCTGGCGCGGGAGATGAACGTGACACTGGTGGAACTCAAGGGCAGCGACCTGTCCATTCGTTTCCACGAGGACCTCTCGCGCGGGGTGGAGATCAACCAGGAGAAACTGCTGGGGCTTGTCACCGCCGAGCCACAGCGCTACCGTTTGCGCCCTGATATGCGGTTACTGGTGAAATTGAGCGCCGAAGAAGCCGAAGACCCGGCCGCTTCCACCAGAAAGATCCTCGCCGCGCTGCGCTAG